The Lycium ferocissimum isolate CSIRO_LF1 chromosome 1, AGI_CSIRO_Lferr_CH_V1, whole genome shotgun sequence genome includes a region encoding these proteins:
- the LOC132046694 gene encoding acireductone dioxygenase 1, protein MAIQAWFMDENSEDQRLPHQKYPPEFVSVEQLAELGVLYWKLNPKDYENDQELKEIRESRGYSYMDLLDLCPEKVENYEQKLKNFYTEHIHADEEIRYCLEGSGYFDVRDKDDRWIRICMKAGDMIVLPAGIYHRFTLDTGNYVKLMRLFVGEPVWTPYNRPQEDHPARREYIKSVTERVGVPLAAH, encoded by the exons ATGGCAATCCAG gCATGGTTCATGGATGAAAATTCAGAAGATCAAAGGCTACCTCACCAAAAATATCCACCAGAGTTTGTGTCTGTGGAGCAATTGGCTGAACTTGGAGTTTTGTACTGGAAATTGAATCCTAAAGATTATGAGAATGATCAAGAATTGAAGGAAATTCGTGAGAGTAGAGGCTACAGTTACATG GATTTACTGGATTTGTGCCCTGAGAAGGTCGAGAACTACGAGCAGAAGTTGAAAAATTTCTACACGGAGCACATACACGCAGATGAGGAAATACGATACTGTCTGGAAGGGAGTGGATATTTTGATGTAAGAGACAAGGATGACCGTTGGATTCGCATCTGTATGAAGGCTGGTGATATGATCGTCCTGCCTGCTGGGATTTACCACAGGTTCACCCTCGACACAGGGAACTATGTCAAG TTGATGAGGTTGTTTGTGGGAGAGCCAGTGTGGACACCTTACAATCGACCACAAGAAGATCATCCAGCAAGGAGGGAGTACATCAAGAGCGTTACTGAAAGAGTAGGAGTGCCTCTTGCAGCACACTGA
- the LOC132046710 gene encoding acireductone dioxygenase 2-like, which translates to MAYIAKILFISLAFFFGMGVGQLSEVEEYYNKDLSREEVIEAWYMDDSDDNQRLPHHRVPNEFVSLHKLAELGVLSWRLDADQYETDEELNKIRESRKYLYMDIIEVSPDKLPNYEDMIKKFFEEHLHIDEEVRYCLGGSGYFDVRDRNDAWIRIWVKKGGLIVVPAGIYHRFTLDSSNHVKAIRLFAGDPIWTAYYRPHADHLPARKQYVETFGMITEGTAQAINDDAIDNVDEL; encoded by the exons ATGGCATACATTGCAAAG ATACTATTTATTTCCCTAGCCTTCTTTTTTGGAATGGGGGTTGGTCAGCTATCAGAAGTAGAAGAGTATTATAATAAGGATCTCAGCCGAGAAGAAGTGATAGAAGCATGGTACATGGATGATAGTGATGACAATCAAAGGCTTCCACATCACCGTGTCCCAAATGAATTTGTGTCTCTTCACAAGCTTGCTG AGCTTGGAGTGCTCAGCTGGAGACTTGATGCTGACCAGTATGAGACTGATGAGGAGTTGAATAAAATTCGAGAATCACGTAAATATCTTTACATG GACATTATTGAGGTTTCCCCAGATAAATTACCAAATTACGAGGATATGATCAAGAAATTCTTTGAAGAACACCTGCACATTGACGAGGAAGTCCGTTACTGTCTCGGAGGAAGTG GTTATTTTGATGTCCGGGATCGTAATGACGCTTGGATTCGGATTTGGGTAAAGAAAGGAGGACTGATTGTTGTGCCTGCTGGAATTTATCATCGTTTCACACTTGATTCAAGCAATCACGTTAAG GCAATACGGCTGTTTGCTGGTGATCCAATTTGGACAGCGTATTATCGTCCACATGCAGATCATCTGCCTGCAAG GAAACAATATGTTGAAACTTTTGGGATGATCACAGAAGGCACTGCTCAAGCAATTAATGATGATGCTATCGATAATGTTGACGAACTTTAA